From the genome of Papaver somniferum cultivar HN1 chromosome 2, ASM357369v1, whole genome shotgun sequence, one region includes:
- the LOC113349976 gene encoding CCA tRNA nucleotidyltransferase, mitochondrial-like has protein sequence MAGSSSSYYSSSSSSSSSLSGQAKDEISLIDKENQIFERLLQVLHHFNLQTQLRVAGGWVRDKLLGKDCADIDIALDDMMGKEFSEKVNEYLSFAGEEIQGIAVIQCNPDQSKHLETARMKLFGEWIDFVNLRCETYNKNSRIPTMEFGSAEQDAYRRDLTINSLFYNINKKSVEDFTGRGLSDLRSGKIVTPLPPKETFLDDPLRVLRAIRFGARFCFELDEELKEAAASDEVRVALADKISRERIGHEIDLMICGKHPVQAMTYVCSLQLFWVVFPLPSNSAPAVLEGCDRLCIASVDAAWNLLELIGCTAFTDEQRRVYLYSALFYPLREIVYRDNKGKKIPVANYIFLNSLKLKVNDSKMVISLHNASESFISLIPSLTEIKTAEAGNRREKIDVTVTSKPRICAGLLLREIKSFWRVALLISTLSYPIDFDRAEVSEDKQLELGLRRNLFTTVESAIVRLGLENVWEMKPLVNGREIMTILQLKTGGPQVSEWQQKSLEWQLADPNRTSEQCLDWMRESHSKRSKLG, from the exons ATGgccggttcttcttcttcttattattcttcttcttcttcttcttcttcttcattatctggTCAAGCAAAAGATGAAATCAGTCTCATAGATAAAGAGAATCAAATATTTGAAAGATTATTGCAAGTTCTTCATCACTTTAATCTCCAAACACAACTTCGTGTTGCTGGCGGTTGGGTTCGTGATAAG CTTTTAGGGAAAGATTGTGCTGATATTGATATTGCATTGGATGATATGATGGGAAAAGAGTTTTCTGAAAAGGTTAATGAATATTTATCGTTTGCTGGGGAAGAGATTCAAGGAATTGCTGTTATTCAATG CAATCCTGATCAGTCGAAACACTTGGAAACagcaaggatgaaattgtttGGGGAATGGATTGATTTTGTAAACTTGCGATGCGAAACGTATAATAAAAACAGCCGCATTCCTACTATG GAATTTGGTTCTGCTGAACAGGATGCATACCGAAGAGATTTGACTATCAACAG TCTGTTCTACAATATTAACAAGAAGTCAGTTGAAGATTTTACTGGACGAG GTTTATCAGATCTAAGATCTGGAAAGATCGTGACTCCGTTACCTCCAAAGGAGACATTCTTAGACGATCCTCTACGAGTACTTCGTGCTATTCGGTTTG GTGCAAGGTTCTGTTTTGAACTggatgaagagttgaaggaagctgCAGCTAGTGATGAGGTTAGAGTTGCTCTTGCGGATAAAATCAGCAGGGAGCGCATTGGGCATGAA ATCGATCTCATGATTTGTGGCAAACACCCAGTTCAAGCAATGACCTACGTATGTAGTTTGCAACTATTTTGGGTTGTTTTCCCTCTTCCCTCCAATTCAGCGCCTGCTGTTTTGGAAGGGTGTGACAG GCTCTGCATCGCTTCTGTGGATGCTGCATGGAATCTCTTAGAATTAATTGGATGCACGGCTTTTACT GATGAGCAAAGAAGGGTGTACTTATATTCAGCACTTTTTTATCCTCTCAGAGAAATTGTTTACAGAGACAACAAAGGCAAAAAG ATTCCTGTTGCAAATTACATCTTTCTGAATTCTCTGAAGCTGAAAGTTAACGACTCGAAAATG GTTATAAGCTTACACAATGCATCAGAAAGTTTCATATCGTTGATTCCTTCCTTAACTGAAATCAAAACTGCTGAAGCTGGTAACCGAAGAGAAAAAATTGATGTCACAGTGACTTCAAAACCGCGAATATGTGCAG GATTGCTTTTACGTGAAATCAAGAGTTTCTGGCGTGTTGCCTTGTTGATCTCCACATTATCATACCCCATTGACTTCGATCGTGCTGAAGTTTCTGAAGACAAGCAGCTTGAGTTAGGCTTGCGCAGAAACTTGTTTACAACAGTTGAAAGTGCCATTGTGAGACTAG GTCTCGAAAATGTGTGGGAGATGAAACCATTGGTGAATGGGAGGGAAATCATGACTATTTTACAGCTTAAGACTGGAGGACCCCAAGTCAGTGAATGG CAACAAAAATCTCTCGAATGGCAGCTTGCCGATCCCAATCGTACTTCCGAGCAATGCCTTGATTGGATGCGAGAAAGTCATTCAAAACGTTCAAAGTTGGGGTGA